One genomic region from Populus nigra chromosome 8, ddPopNigr1.1, whole genome shotgun sequence encodes:
- the LOC133701577 gene encoding PTI1-like tyrosine-protein kinase At3g15890, translating into MAFASMFCCVKNSDRKERGKKQPTWRIFSLKELHSATNNFNYDNKLGEGGFGSVYWGQLWDGSQIAVKRLKVWSDKADMEFAVEVEILARVRHKNLLSLRGYCAEGQERLIVYDYMPNLSLLSHLHGQHSSECLLDWKRRMNIAIGSAEGIAYLHHHATPHIIHRDVKASNVLLDSDFQAQVADFGFAKLIPDGATHVTTRVKGTLGYLAPEYAMLGKASESCDVYSFGILLLELATGKKPLEKLSSTVKRIITEWAQPLACERKFSELADPKLNGKYDEEELKRVVLVSLVCAQNQPERRPTMLDVVELLKGESKERLSELENDELFKAPQAVDYNDGISVAEDSSDFISEEKDANREVKEIVQETTHDS; encoded by the exons ATGGCCTTTGCTTCTATGTTTTGTTGTGTAAAGAATTCCGATCG GAAAGAGCGAGGAAAGAAGCAACCAACATGGCGGATTTTCTCCTTGAAGGAATTACACTCAGCAACTAACAACTTCAATTATGATAACAAGCTGGGAGAAGGGGGATTTGGCAGTGTTTATTGGGGTCAGCTTTGGGATGGATCACAG ATTGCAGTTAAAAGGTTAaaggtctggagcgacaaggcAGATATGGAATTTGCTGTTGAGGTGGAGATATTAGCACGTGTTAGGCACAAGAATCTGCTGAGTTTACGTGGATATTGCGCTGAAGGGCAAGAGCGTCTGATTGTATATGACTACATGCCAAATTTGAGCCTGCTCTCTCACCTTCATGGGCAGCACTCTTCAGAATGTCTTCTCGACTGGAAGAGGCGGATGAATATTGCGATAGGTTCTGCTGAGGGAATTGC TTATCTTCACCACCATGCGACCCCTCATATCATCCACAGAGATGTCAAAGCTAGCAATGTGTTACTAGATTCAGATTTCCAGGCTCAGGTTGCTGATTTTGGATTTGCAAAGTTAATCCCTGATGGTGCAACACATGTAACCACTAGAGTTAAAGGTACCCTTGGCTACCTTGCCCCCGAATATGCTATGCTTGGGAAAGCATCAGAGAGCTGTGATGTGTACAGCTTTGGCATTCTTTTGCTAGAGCTTGCAACTGGCAAGAAACCACTTGAGAAGCTGAGTTCCAcagttaaaagaataattacagAGTGGGCTCAGCCGCTGGCTTGTGAGAGGAAATTCAGTGAACTGGCAGATCCCAAGCTGAATGGGAAGTACGACGAGGAAGAGCTGAAAAGGGTTGTCCTTGTCTCTCTCGTATGTGCTCAGAATCAACCAGAGAGAAGACCCACAATGCTTGATGTGGTAGAGCTACTGAAGGGAGAGTCAAAGGAGAGATTATCTGAACTGGAAAATGATGAATTGTTCAAGGCCCCCCAGGCAGTTGATTATAATGATGGAATATCAGTTGCCGAGGACAGCTCGGACTTCATCTCGGAGGAGAAAGATGCGAACCGGGAAGTGAAAGAGATTGTACAAGAAACTACTCATGATAGCTGA
- the LOC133701576 gene encoding pre-mRNA-processing-splicing factor 8A, which translates to MWNDTGEQHIAPPGTAGPSIPPPPPSQPSYTVLAPSQTVSNPADAEAKLEEKARKWQQLNTKRYSDKRKFGFVETQKEDMPPEHVRKIIRDHGDMSSKKYRHDKRVYLGALKFIPHAVYKLLENMPMPWEQVRDVKVLYHITGAITFVNEIPWVVEPIYLAQWGTMWIMMRREKRDRRHFKRMRFPPFDDEEPPLDYADNLLDVDPLEPIQLELDEEEDSAVYTWFYDHKPLVKTKLINGPSYRKWHLSLPIMATLHRLAGQLLSDLIDRNYFYLFDMESFFTAKALNMCIPGGPKFEPLYRDMEKGDEDWNEFNDINKLIIRSPLRTEYRIAFPHLYNNRPRKVKLCVYHTPMIMYIKAEDPDLPAFYYDPLIHPITSSNKERREKRTHDDDDDDEDFVLPEGVEPFLEDTQLYTDTTAAGISLLFANRPFNMRSGRMRRAEDIPLVSEWYKEHCPPSYPVKVRVSYQKLLKCFVLNELHHRPPKAQKKKHLFRSLAATKFFQTTELDWAEAGLQVCKQGYNMLNLLIHRKNLNYLHLDYNFNLKPVKTLTTKERKKSRFGNAFHLCREILRLTKLVVDANIQFRLGNVDAFQLADGLQYTFSHVGQLTGMYRYKYRLMRQIRMCKDLKHLIYYRFNTGPVGKGPGCGFWAPMWRVWLFFLRGIVPLLERWLGNLLARQFEGRHSKGTAKTVTKQRVESHFDLELRAAVMHDVLDAMPEGIKQNKARTILQHLSEAWRCWKANIPWKVPGLPVPIENMILRYVKSKADWWTNVAHYNRERIRRGATVDKTVCRKNLGRLTRLWLKAEQERQHNYLKDGPYVTPEEAVAIYTTTVHWLESRKFSPIPFPPLSYKHDTKLLILALERLKESYSVAVRLNQLQREELGLIEQAYDNPHEALSRIKRHLLTQRAFKEVGIEFMDLYSSLIPVYEIEPLEKITDAYLDQYLWYEGDKRHLFPNWIKPADSEPPPLLVYKWCQGINNLQGIWDTSEGQCVVMLQTKFEKFFEKIDLTMLNRLLRLVLDHNIADYVTAKNNVVLSYKDMSHTNSYGLIRGLQFASFVVQYYGLVLDLLLLGLTRASEIAGPPQMPNEFITYWDTKVETRHPIRLYSRYIDRVHILFRFTHEEARDLIQRYLTEHPDPNNENMVGYQNKKCWPRDARMRLMKHDVNLGRSVFWDMKNRLPRSITTLEWENSFVSVYSKDNPNLLFSMCGFEVRILPKIRMTQEAFSNTRDGVWNLQNEQTKERTAVAFLRVDDEHMKVFENRVRQILMSSGSTTFTKIVNKWNTALIGLMTYFREATVHTQELLDLLVKCENKIQTRIKIGLNSKMPSRFPPVIFYTPKEIGGLGMLSMGHILIPQSDLRYSQQTDVGVTHFRSGMSHEEDQLIPNLYRYIQPWESEFIDSQRVWAEYALKRQEAQAQNRRLTLEDLEDSWDRGIPRINTLFQKDRHTLAYDKGWRVRTDFKQYQVLKQNPFWWTHQRHDGKLWNLNNYRTDVIQALGGVEGILEHTLFKGTYFPTWEGLFWEKASGFEESMKYKKLTNAQRSGLNQIPNRRFTLWWSPTINRANVYVGFQVQLDLTGIFMHGKIPTLKISLIQIFRAHLWQKIHESVVMDLCQVLDQELDALEIETVQKETIHPRKSYKMNSSCADVLLFAAHRWPMSKPSLVAESKDVFDQKASNKYWIDVQLRWGDYDSHDIERYTRAKFMDYTTDNMSIYPSPTGVMIGLDLAYNLHSAFGNWFPGSKPLLAQAMNKIMKSNPALYVLRERIRKGLQLYSSEPTEPYLSSQNYGEIFSNQIIWFVDDTNVYRVTIHKTFEGNLTTKPINGAIFIFNPRTGQLFLKVIHTSVWAGQKRLGQLAKWKTAEEVAALVRSLPVEEQPKQIIVTRKGMLDPLEVHLLDFPNIVIKGSELQLPFQSCLKIEKFGDLILKATEPQMVLFNIYDDWLKSISSYTAFSRLILILRALHVNNEKAKMLLKPDKTIVTEPHHIWPSLTDDQWMKVEVALRDLILSDYAKKNNVNTSALTQSEIRDIILGAEITPPSQQRQQIAEIEKQAKEASQLTAVTTRTTNVHGDELIVTTTSPYEQAAFGSKTDWRVRAISATNLYLRVNHIYVNSEDIKETGYTYIMPKNILKKFICIADLRTQISGYLYGISPPDNPQVKEIRCIAMPPQWGTHQQVHLPSALPEHDFLNDLEPLGWMHTQPNELPQLSPQDLTAHARVLENNKQWDGEKCIILTCSFTPGSCSLTAYKLTPSGYEWGRVNKDTGSNPHGYLPTHYEKVQMLLSDRFLGFYMIPDNGPWNYNFMGVKHTVSMKYGIKLGTPREYYHEDHRPTHFLEFSNLEEGETAEGDREDTFT; encoded by the exons aTGTGGAACGACACCGGAGAGCAGCATATAGCGCCTCCGGGGACGGCTGGGCCGTCGATCCCACCGCCTCCACCGTCGCAGCCTTCTTACACCGTACTGGCGCCGTCGCAAACGGTGTCGAATCCAGCGGATGCGGAGGCGAAGCTGGAGGAGAAGGCCAGGAAATGGCAGCAACTTAACACGAAGAGGTACAGTGATAAGCGGAAGTTTGGTTTCGTCGAGACGCAAAAGGAGGATATGCCGCCGGAACACGTGAGGAAGATTATAAG GGACCATGGTGATATGTCCTCGAAGAAATATCGCCATGATAAACGTGTGTATCTTGGAGCCCTTAAATTCATTCCACATGCAGTATACAAGCTTCTTGAGAATATGCCAATGCCCTGGGAGCAGGTTCGTGATGTGAAGGTTCTATACCATATTACAGGAGCGATCACTTTTGTGAATGAAATTCCATGGGTTGTTGAACCTATTTACTTAGCTCAG TGGGGGACAATGTGGATCATGATgcgaagagaaaagagggatcGGCGGCATTTCAAGAGAATGAGGTTTCCGCCTTTTGATGATGAGGAACCTCCTTTAGACTATGCTGATAATTTGTTAGATGTTGATCCTCTAGAGCCTATTCAATTAGAGttggatgaagaagaagattctGCTGTCTATACTTGGTTTTATGACCATAAGCCTCTTGTTAAAACGAAGCTTATCAATGGTCCTAGTTACAGGAAGTGGCATCTCTCTCTTCCAATAATGGCGACTCTTCACCGTCTGGCAGGACAGCTTCTTTCTGATCTAATTGACCGCAACTATTTTTACTTGTTCGACATGGAGTCGTTCTTTACAGCCAAAGCATTGAACATGTGCATACCTG GTGGGCCTAAGTTTGAACCTTTGTATCGTGACATGGAGAAAGGTGATGAGGACTGGAACGAATTCAATGACATCAACAAACTCATTATTCGGTCACCTTTGCGGACAGAGTATAGAATTGCATTTCCTCATCTTTACAATAATAGGCCCCGGAAAGTAAAACTTTGTGTGTATCACACTCCCATGATCATGTACATTAAAGCCGAGGATCCTGATTTACCTGCTTTCTATTATGATCCTTTGATACACCCAATAACCTCCTCTAACAAGGAACGCCGTGAAAAAAGGACTCAtgatgacgatgacgatgatGAGGACTTTGTTTTGCCAGAAGGGGTGGAACCTTTTTTGGAGGATACACAGCTTTATACCGACACCACAGCTGCTGGCATTTCCTTGTTATTTGCCAACCGACCTTTTAACATGAGATCTGGACGGATGCGACGGGCAGAAGATATACCCCTTGTGTCGGAGTGGTATAAGGAGCACTG TCCTCCATCATATCCTGTCAAAGTTCGAGTAAGCTATCAGAAATTGttgaaatgttttgttttgaatgaaCTGCATCATAGACCGCCAAAAGCTCAGAAGAAGAAGCACTTGTTCCGGTCATTAGCAGCAACTAAATTCTTCCAAACCACAGAGCTAGATTGGGCTGAAGCAGGTCTCCAAGTTTGTAAGCAGGGGTACAACATGCTGAATCTATTGATACACcggaaaaatttaaattacctccaccttgattataattttaacttGAAGCCTGTGAAGACCCTTACGACAAAGGAACGCAAGAAGTCACGATTTGGGAATGCTTTTCATCTTTGTCGTGAGATCTTGCGTTTGACAAAGCTTGTGGTTGATGCCAATATACAATTCAGGTTAGGTAATGTTGACGCTTTCCAATTGGCCGATGGTCTTCAGTATACATTTTCCCATGTTGGTCAGTTGACAGGAATGTACAGATACAAGTATAGGCTGATGCGCCAGATAAGAATGTGCAAAGATCTTAAGCATTTGATATATTACCGCTTCAATACTGGCCCAGTGGGTAAGGGACCTGGTTGTGGATTTTGGGCACCAATGTGGAGGGTATGGCTATTTTTCCTACGTGGCATAGTGCCTCTTCTTGAACGGTGGTTGGGTAATCTTCTTGCAAGACAGTTTGAAGGGCGCCATTCAAAAGGAACTGCCAAGACTGTTACAAAGCAGCGCGTCGAGAGCCACTTTGACTTGGAACTCCGTGCTGCTGTTATGCATGATGTTCTTGATGCCATGCCAG AGGGCATTAAGCAAAATAAGGCTAGAACGATACTGCAGCACCTTAGTGAGGCTTGGCGCTGCTGGAAAGCAAACATTCCATGGAAGGTTCCTGGTTTACCAGTTCCCATTGAAAACATGATACTTCGGTATGTTAAGTCAAAAGCAGATTGGTGGACGAATGTTGCTCACTATAATCGTGAGCGTATCAGAAGGGGTGCGACTGTTGACAAGACAGTGTGCAGAAAGAATCTTGGAAGACTGACTCGGTTGTGGTTAAAGGCAGAACAG GAACGTCAACACAACTATTTGAAGGATGGCCCATATGTCACTCCAGAAGAAGCTGTTGCGATTTACACAACTACTGTCCATTGGTTGGAGTCCAGAAAGTTTTCACCAATTCCATTCCCTCCCTTGTCATACAAGCATGACACTAAGCTGCTTATCCTTGCTTTGGAAAGGTTGAAAGAGTCATACAGTGTGGCTGTGAGATTAAACCAGCTACAGAGGGAAGAACTAGGTCTTATTGAACAAGCTTATGATAACCCCCATGAGGCTTTATCACGGATCAAGCGTCACCTGCTCACTCAGCGTGCTTTCAAAGAA gtGGGCATAGAGTTCATGGATTTGTACAGTTCCCTGATTCCGGTGTATGAAATTGAGcctcttgaaaaaataacagaTGCTTATTTGGATCAATATCTGTGGTATGAAGGTGATAAGCGCCACCTCTTTCCAAACTGGATTAAACCTGCAGATTCTGAGCCACCACCACTGCTTGTCTATAAATGGTGTCAAGGCATAAACAATTTGCAAGGTATCTGGGACACAAGTGAGGGGCAGTGTGTGGTGATGCTTCAGACCAAGTTTGAGAAGTTCTTTGAAAAGATCGACTTGACAATGTTAAATAG GCTTCTTCGGTTGGTCCTTGACCACAATATTGCTGATTATGTGACTGCCAAAAACAATGTTGTCCTTTCCTACAAGGACATGAGTCACACGAACTCGTATGGTTTGATACGTGGCCTTCAGTTTGCTTCTTTTGTGGTGCAGTATTATGGACTTGTGCTGGATCTCCTGCTTCTTGGATTGACCCGGGCCAGTGAGATCGCTGGTCCGCCACAAATGCCAAATGAATTTATCACCTACTGGGATACAAAGGTCGAGACACGACATCCAATTCGTCTTTATTCCAGGTACATAGACAGGGTGCATATATTGTTTCGGTTTACTCATGAAGAAGCCCGAGATCTAATACAACGATATCTCACTGAGCATCCTGATCCCAACAATGAAAATATGGTTGGGTATCAGAACAAGAAATGCTGGCCTAGAGATGCAAGGATGAGGCTAATGAAACATGATG TCAATCTTGGGAGGAGTGTTTTCTGGGACATGAAGAATCGTCTCCCTCGAAGCATCACAACTTTAGAGTGGGAGAACAGTTTTGTTTCTGTTTACAGCAAGGACAACCCAAACCTGCTTTTCAGCAT GTGTGGGTTTGAAGTTCGGATACTTCCTAAAATAAGAATGACTCAAGAAGCATTCAGCAATACAAGAGATGGTGTTTGGAATTTGCAGAATGAGCAGACCAAGGAACGGACCGCAGTTGCTTTTCTACGGGTTGATGATGAGCACATGAAAGTGTTTGAGAATCGTGTGAGGCAGATTCTGATGTCCTCAGGGTCAACTACTTTCACAAAGATTGTTAACAAATGGAATACAGCCTTGATTG GATTGATGACATATTTCCGTGAAGCAACTGTGCATACTCAAGAGCTATTAGATTTGCTTGtaaaatgtgaaaataaaattcaaacccGTATCAAGATTGGGCTAAACTCAAAAATGCCAAGCAG ATTTCCTCCTGTTATCTTCTATACACCAAAAGAAATTGGAGGACTTGGCATGTTATCCATGGGTCACATATTGATCCCTCAAAGTGATCTTCGATATAGTCAGCAAACAGATGTTGGTGTAACCCATTTCAGGAGCGGAATGAGTCATGAGGAGGACCAGCTGATTCCAAATCTTTATCGGTACATTCAG CCATGGGAGAGTGAGTTCATAGACTCACAGCGGGTTTGGGCAGAGTATGCATTGAAGAGGCAGGAAGCGCAGGCGCAAAATAGGCGTCTAACACTTGAAGATTTGGAA GATTCATGGGACAGGGGAATTCCACGCATTAATACTCTTTTTCAGAAAGATCGTCACACTTTAGCATATGACAAAGGGTGGAGAGTGCGCACAGACTTCAAGCAATACcaagttttaaaacaaaatccttTCTGGTGGACGCACCAGAGACATGATGGAAAATTGTGGAACTTGAACAATTATCGAACTGATGTCATTCAAGCTCTTGGTGGTGTTGAAGGAATTCTTGAGCATACCTTGTTCAAAGGAACATA TTTCCCAACTTGGGAAGGTCTCTTTTGGGAAAAGGCATCTGGCTTTGAGGAGTCCATGAAGTATAAGAAGCTTACTAATGCACAGAGATCTGGTCTGAACCAAATTCCTAACCGTAGATTTACACTTTGGTGGTCCCCCACAATAAACAGGGCAAATGTTTATGTGGGTTTTCAAGTGCAGTTAGATCTAACCGGCATCTTCATGCACGGGAAGATCCCGACCTTGAAGATTTCGCTGATTCAGATATTCCGTGCTCACCTGTGGCAGAAGATTCATGAGAGTGTTGTTATGGACCTCTGTCAGGTCTTGGATCAGGAACTGGATGCTTTGGAAATTGAGACTGTGCAGAAAGAAACAATCCATCCAAGGAAAAGTTATAAAATGAACAGCTCCTGTGCAGACGTTCTCCTTTTTGCTGCTCATAGATGGCCCATGTCAAAGCCTAGTCTTGTGGCTGAGTCAAAAGATGTGTTTGACCAGAAAGCAAGCAATAAATACTGGATAGATGTACAGCTGAGATGGGGAGACTATGATTCTCATGATATTGAGCGCTATACTAGGGCCAAATTTATGGATTACACAACAGACAACATGTCTATATATCCATCTCCAACTG GGGTTATGATTGGGCTTGATCTAGCGTACAATTTGCACTCTGCATTTGGCAACTGGTTTCCAGGGTCTAAACCGCTGCTAGCTCAAGCTATGAACAAAATAATGAAG TCAAACCCAGCTTTGTATGTCTTGAGGGAGCGCATAAGAAAAGGTTTGCAGTTGTATTCTTCAGAGCCTACAGAACCATATTTATCATCACAGAATTATGGGGAGATCTTTAGCAATCAGATAATATGGTTTGTTGATGATACTAATGTCTACCGTGTCACAATCCACAAGACATTTGAAGGGAATCTCACAACAAAACCCATAAATGGTGCAATCTTCATATTCAATCCGAGAACTGGGCAGCTATTTTTGAAG GTTATCCACACTAGTGTATGGGCAGGACAGAAACGTCTGGGCCAGCTTGCCAAGTGGAAAACTGCTGAAGAAGTTGCAGCTCTTGTGCGGTCTCTGCCTGTGGAAgaacaaccaaaacaaattattgtgACTCGCAAAGGGATGCTTGATCCATTGGAGGTTCACTTGCTTGATTTCCCCAACATAGTTATCAAGGGAAGTGAGTTGCAGCTCCCATTCCAGTCATGCTTAAAGATAGAGAAATTTGgtgatttgattttgaaggcAACGGAACCACAAATGGTTTTGTTCAATATTTATGATGATTGGCTGAAGAGTATATCATCTTACACTGCGTTCTCTCGGCTCATTCTGATTCTCCGTGCACTTCATGTTAATAATGAGAAGGCAAAGATGCTACTCAAGCCTGACAAGACTATCGTTACTGAGCCACACCACATCTGGCCTTCACTTACTGATGATCAGTGGATGAAAGTTGAGGTTGCTTTAAGGGATCTCATACTCTCTGACTATGCCAAGAAGAACAATGTGAACACCTCAGCACTGACACAATCTGAGATACGTGATATTATTCTTGGAGCTGAGATCACTCCTCCTTCTCAACAAAGGCAGCAGATAGCAGAGATTGAGAAACAG GCCAAAGAAGCGAGTCAACTGACAGCGGTCACCACAAGGACCACAAATGTGCATGGTGATGAACTCATTGTCACAACCACTAGTCCATATGAGCAAGCTGCGTTTGGTTCTAAAACAGATTGGCGTGTCAGAGCTATATCTGCTACAAATCTCTATCTTCGAGTCAATCATATCTATGTGAATTCTGAGGATATCAAG GAAACTGGATACACATATATCATGCCGAAGAATATCTTGAAGAAGTTTATCTGTATAGCTGATCTGCGAACTCAAATTTCTGGGTATTTGTATGGTATAAGCCCCCCGGACAATCCTCAGGTCAAGGAAATCCGTTGTATTGCTATGCCCCCACAGTGGGGGACTCATCAACAGGTTCATCTTCCATCAGCTCTTCCTGAGCATGATTTCCTCAATGATCTGGAGCCTTTGGGATGGATGCACACACAACCAAATGAGCTTCCTCAGTTATCACCACAG GATCTCACGGCTCATGCTCGGGTTTTGGAGAACAACAAGCAATGGGATGGAGAAAAGTGCATCATCCTGACATGTAGTTTCACTCCAGGATCATGCTCGTTAACTGCATATAAGCTGACTCCTAGTGGTTATGAGTGGGGACGTGTCAACAAGGACACGGGAAGCAATCCTCATGGCTACCTGCCAACTCATTACGAGAAGGTTCAGATGCTCCTGAGCGACCGCTTCCTTGGTTTCTACATG ATTCCTGATAATGGGCCATGGAATTACAATTTTATGGGAGTGAAGCATACAGTGAGCATGAAATATGGAATCAAGCTGGGGACACCCCGAGAGTATTACCATGAGGACCATAGGCCAACACATTTCCTGGAGTTCAGCAACCTGGAGGAGGGTGAGACCGCTGAAGGCGATCGAGAGGATACATTCACTTGA